A stretch of DNA from Dehalobacterium formicoaceticum:
CCGTTTGTCCCGAGCCAATAATTTAGTTGTTCCGCCCAGCGGCAGAACCCTTTCCGGCGGATTAGATCCCATATCTCTCCATAAACCGAAAAGATTTTTTGGCGCTGCGCGCAAGGTAGAAGAGGGAGGAAGCTTAACCATCCTGGCCACAGCTTTGGTGGAAACGGGGAGCCGTATGGATGATGTTATTTTTGAGGAATTCAAAGGTACCGGAAATATGGAATTGGTATTAGACCGAAAACTGGCTGAAAGGAGACTTTTTCCTGCCATTGATGTTAAACGGTCCGGAACGCGCCGGGAAGACCTCCTGCTATGTAAGGAAGAACTGGAATTAATGTGGCATTTCCGGCGCATATCGGCCTCGATGAATAGTGTGGAAGTAACGGAGATGTTAATTGATGCCATGGATAAAACGAAAACTAACAAGGATTTATTAAGGGCACTTCCTCAGCTTTTCCCTGGAAAAGGATAAGAATGTATATTTTTTCTTTTATTTGTTAAGCATATAGGACGAGTGGTTTTAGGAAGGAGTGTTTTTTATGCGTAAAGCCACAAAAAATACCTGGGCAGTACTGATTTTAGCTGCGATGATGATGGTATTTGTTCCTATGAATGCTCTGGCTGAAAACAAAACAAATGAAGGTGATTATCGAATCGCTCATTCCGTGGCAGCGGGTGAGACTTTGAAAAGTATTTGTCGAAACTACGGTTGGGATATAGAATTGGTAGCGGCGATGAACAACCTGGATCCGGAAGCATCTTTGAGTCAGGAAATGGTTGTTTATATACCCCGGGAACCGGAAACTAATTATATGCTCCAGGCAGGGGACACCTTATGGAGTATCGCCCAAAGAAACAGCATTAATGTGGATGTGCTGGCCAAGCACAATCAGTTACCGGATCCCACTCATTTAAAAGCCGGTGATATGATTCGTATCCCTGATGAAAGTCAGGAAATCCGAGAGCCTGTCCGGTTGGCCGACGAAAAAAATCTTGTTAAAATCGCCTCCCGTTCCTTAAGCGACTTCCTGATGCCGGTAATCGGGGTAATCAGTTCTCCTTATGGGCCGCGGAAAAGCGGCAGTCATCATGGCACAGATATTGCTGCCGAAGCGGGAACGCCGATTCTGGCAATCAAATCCGGCGAGGTAACCTTTGCGGGATGGCGGCCCATTTACGGTTATGCTGTCACCATCGATCACGGAGATGAGGTAAAAAGTGTTTATGGCCATGCTTCAAAACTCTTTGTTAAAGAGGGTCAAAAAGTCAAGCAGGGGCAAATCATCGCCAAGGTAGGTAGTACGGGAAGATCCACCGGTCCCCATTTACATTTGGAAGTTCATGTGGGAAAAAAGACGGTAGATCCGATGCGTTATTTCGAAAAA
This window harbors:
- a CDS encoding M23 family metallopeptidase, with translation MRKATKNTWAVLILAAMMMVFVPMNALAENKTNEGDYRIAHSVAAGETLKSICRNYGWDIELVAAMNNLDPEASLSQEMVVYIPREPETNYMLQAGDTLWSIAQRNSINVDVLAKHNQLPDPTHLKAGDMIRIPDESQEIREPVRLADEKNLVKIASRSLSDFLMPVIGVISSPYGPRKSGSHHGTDIAAEAGTPILAIKSGEVTFAGWRPIYGYAVTIDHGDEVKSVYGHASKLFVKEGQKVKQGQIIAKVGSTGRSTGPHLHLEVHVGKKTVDPMRYFEKI